A region from the Lysobacter sp. BMK333-48F3 genome encodes:
- a CDS encoding FecR domain-containing protein, whose amino-acid sequence MTSSPPNDPAAPPCLDADDLAGQARAWVARLASGEADEAELAAFEAWHRAPAQRAAFARQRALWQALAPLRAAFEAESVALPDAAGAIATAASGVALAPLVRRPRRRRIVAWGIATAACLVVAAAAPGLILSLRADYRSGPATARHVLADGSVLALDADSAVAVRYGDRERRIELLRGNVWVRVAHGDARPFRVDALGGSVRDIGTAFEVRRRDASVQAAVSEGLVEVSSGAGAPVRVAAGQSVAYAENAPVSAPRAVAAADIAGWRRGELSFDAVPADQALRRIARYRRAPLWTLGSFERAPRISASLRIDRSDEAIAAIAAIAERARLRVQRLPGGALLVRPPAD is encoded by the coding sequence ATGACGTCCTCTCCGCCCAACGATCCCGCCGCCCCGCCCTGCCTCGATGCCGACGATCTCGCCGGGCAGGCCCGCGCCTGGGTCGCCCGGCTGGCCTCCGGCGAAGCCGACGAGGCCGAGCTGGCCGCGTTCGAGGCCTGGCATCGGGCGCCCGCGCAGCGCGCCGCGTTCGCGCGGCAACGCGCGCTGTGGCAGGCGCTGGCGCCGCTGCGCGCGGCGTTCGAAGCCGAATCGGTCGCCCTGCCGGACGCCGCCGGCGCCATCGCAACGGCAGCGTCCGGCGTAGCGCTCGCGCCGCTCGTTCGCCGTCCGCGCCGTCGCCGCATCGTCGCCTGGGGCATCGCCACCGCCGCCTGCCTCGTCGTCGCCGCCGCCGCGCCGGGCCTGATCCTGAGTCTGCGCGCGGACTACCGCAGCGGGCCGGCGACCGCGCGGCACGTCCTGGCCGACGGCAGCGTCCTCGCCCTCGACGCCGACTCGGCCGTTGCCGTGCGCTATGGCGATCGCGAGCGCCGCATCGAACTGCTGCGCGGCAACGTCTGGGTCCGCGTCGCCCACGGCGACGCGCGGCCGTTCCGGGTCGACGCGCTCGGCGGCAGCGTTCGCGACATCGGCACCGCATTCGAGGTGCGCCGGCGCGACGCCAGCGTGCAGGCCGCGGTCAGCGAAGGCCTGGTCGAGGTGAGCTCCGGCGCCGGCGCACCGGTGCGGGTGGCCGCCGGCCAGTCCGTCGCCTACGCCGAAAACGCCCCGGTGTCGGCGCCGCGCGCCGTAGCGGCGGCGGACATCGCCGGCTGGCGTCGCGGCGAACTTTCCTTCGATGCGGTGCCGGCCGATCAGGCGTTGCGTCGGATCGCGCGCTATCGGCGCGCGCCGCTGTGGACCCTGGGCTCGTTCGAACGCGCGCCGCGGATCAGCGCCAGCCTGCGCATCGACCGCAGCGACGAGGCGATCGCCGCGATCGCCGCGATCGCCGAACGCGCGCGCCTGCGCGTCCAGCGCCTGCCCGGCGGCGCGTTGCTGGTGCGGCCGCCCGCCGACTGA